The following coding sequences lie in one Arachis ipaensis cultivar K30076 chromosome B03, Araip1.1, whole genome shotgun sequence genomic window:
- the LOC107632335 gene encoding probable serine/threonine-protein kinase dyrk2 isoform X2 gives MAQLERPQRPGVETSKTPTIHTMEQLLRGEGSKVSPKGSKLSPTGSKMSTNTATLSSSSTSSTSNSSPFFNKLRHHDSEEDHSPNQKKSVLAKVKEKAKKLRHSLSKKKHDDGNQTPSPSSGLEDEGTHDEAEYHGAPMYESEKAHQPKSGLGMQEKCLTRSFSKRTTHPATVANAAAGAATSTNTIDAGSNRVATTRTLAHELNKGSHSMTSKFQGLTIYKPDELHTSTSPKDGTQSSFFVSAPSTPPKTSSQTSPSAARIWSAPVTPKTLAPVSPQTPSCSSAPTTGRYASPGSQIWDKGVSVKEYLMNKLEPGEDEKALSQVISEAMSPKRTPGDAGVMEKVREAVTSLLRTEEPKQEDTTTTITTTDTNIASTSYQNPVSISAARSSSQIPVSTNALEVVQEENHERILQAN, from the exons ATGGCTCAACTCGAACGCCCTCAGAGACCTGGTGTTGAAACTTCAAAAACTCCCACCATCCATACCATGGAACAACTCCTCCGAG GAGAAGGGTCTAAAGTGTCACCAAAAGGTTCTAAGCTATCGCCAACAGGTTCTAAGATGTCAACCAACACTGCCACCTTGTCCTCCTCCTCCACCTCCTCCACTTCTAATTCATCACCTTTTTTCAATAAGTTGAGGCACCATGACTCGGAAGAAGACCATAGCCCGAACCAGAAGAAATCAGTCCTTGCCAAAGTGAAGGAGAAGGCTAAGAAATTGCGTCACAGCCTCAGCAAGAAAAAGCACGACGATGGAAACCAAACTCCCTCACCCAGCTCTGGCTTGGAAGACGAAGGAACACACGACGAAGCTGAATACCATGGAGCTCCAA TGTACGAATCTGAGAAGGCACATCAACCAAAATCAGGTCTAGGAATGCAAGAAAAATGTTTAACTCGGTCCTTCTCCAAGAGAACAACTCATCCAGCAACTGTGGCTAATGCTGCAGCTGGAGCTGCTACTAGCACCAATACTATTGATGCTGGTTCGAACAGGGTAGCGACGACTAGAACCTTAGCTCATGAACTGAACAAAGGATCACATTCTATGACTTCCAAGTTTCAAGGCCTCACTATTTACAAACCTGATGAGCTTCACACTTCAACATCACCAAAGGATGGAACTCAAAGTAGTTTTTTTGTTTCTGCTCCAAGTACACCTCCAAAGACATCTTCCCAAACTTCTCCAAGCGCAGCACGAATTTGGTCAGCTCCAGTGACCCCAAAAACTTTGGCTCCAGTGTCACCACAGACTCCTTCATGTTCATCTGCTCCAACTACTGGCAGGTATGCCAGCCCTGGCTCGCAGATATGGGATAAGGGTGTTTCGGTGAAAGAGTACTTGATGAACAAGCTTGAGCCGGGAGAAGATGAAAAAGCTTTGTCTCAGGTGATATCTGAGGCCATGAGTCCAAAGAGAACTCCAGGTGATGCAGGTGTGATGGAGAAGGTGAGAGAAGCTGTAACTTCTTTGCTCCGAACCGAGGAACCAAAACAAGAAGACACAACAACCACTATCACGACCACTGACACCAACATTGCAAGCACATCCTATCAAAACCCAGTATCTATCAGTGCTGCTCGCAGTTCATCTCAAATTCCAGTATCTACCAATGCTCTAGAAG TGGTTCAGGAAGAAAACCATGAAAGAATTCTTCAGGCAAATTGA
- the LOC107629075 gene encoding protein TOC75-3, chloroplastic isoform X2, with the protein MNSSFAASHLITTPTLPPPCRTSSYLKCQLPSSSSSDHTKDHSYSTLIKTLSTTFALSSAASIVVFSTSPLRSLLPNASAHFSSGSGGNAGNGGNLGGGGGGGGGGGWFGGDGSFWSRFFCLSPAIAADESPAPEWDSHGLPANIVVQLKKLSVFKKYKISDISFFDRSLRVRINAPDDSFFEMVSLRPGGVYRKSQLQKEVETLASCGMFEKIDMEGKTNPDGTISLTIAFTESTWQSAEKFRCINVGLMAQPKPIEMDPDMTDKERLQYYRSKERNYKRRMERARPCLLPMSVHREIADMLRSQGAVSARLLQRIRDHVQKWYHDEGYTRAQVVNFGNLNTQEVVCEVVEGDITQLTIMFLDKLGNVVEGNTQIPVVQRELPRQLRPGYVFNFEAAKQALRNINSSLALFSNIVVNPKPDEKSEGGIIVEIKLKELDQKTAEVSTVWRIAPGRGRPPTLASLQPGGTVRFEHRNLQGLNRSVSGSLTTSNFFNPQDDLAFKLEYAHPYLDGVYHPRNRTLRVSCFNNRKLSPVFTGGPQVDQVPPIWVDRAGLKANITENFTRQSKFTYGLVMEDITTRDESSHICASGQRVLPSGDISADGPPTTLSGTGIDRMAFLQANITRDNTKFVNGAIVGERNVFQATEAVDWNFTRVDVWI; encoded by the exons ATGAACTCCTCCTTCGCCGCCAGCCACCTCATCACCACCCCGACCCTCCCCCCTCCGTGCCGCACATCCTCTTACCTCAAATGCCAGCTCCCTTCTTCATCCTCCTCTGACCACACCAAAGATCACTCCTATTCCACTCTCATCAAAACCCTTTCCACCACCTTCGCCCTCTCCTCCGCTGCCTCCATCGTCGTTTTCTCCACCTCCCCTCTCCGCTCCCTCCTCCCCAATGCATCCGCACATTTCTCCTCCGGCAGTGGTGGTAATGCAGGAAATGGCGGCAACCttggcggcggcggcggcggtggAGGCGGAGGAGGCTGGTTTGGCGGCGACGGATCCTTCTGGTCAAGATTCTTCTGTCTATCTCCGGCCATCGCCGCCGACGAATCACCGGCGCCGGAATGGGACTCCCACGGTCTTCCCGCCAACATCGTGGTGCAGCTGAAAAAGCTCAGTGTTTTCAAGAAGTACAAGATCTCCGACATCTCGTTCTTCGACCGGAGCCTCCGGGTCAGGATCAATGCACCTGACGACTCTTTCTTCGAGATGGTGTCGCTTCGCCCCGGCGGTGTGTACAGGAAATCGCAGCTGCAGAAGGAGGTGGAAACCCTAGCCTCCTGCGGAATGTTCGAGAAGATCGACATGGAAGGGAAGACCAACCCTGACGGAACCATCTCCCTCACCATCGCTTTCACGGAGAGCACCTGGCAGTCTGCCGAGAAGTTCCGCTGCATCAACGTCGGTCTCATGGCTCAGCCCAAGCCCATCGAGATGGACCCCGACATGACTGACAAGGAGAGACTCCAGTACTACAG GTCCAAAGAGAGGAACTACAAGAGGAGGATGGAGAGGGCAAGGCCATGTCTTTTGCCAATGTCAGTTCATAGGGAGATAGCAGACATGTTGAGGAGCCAGGGAGCAGTTAGTGCCAGGTTGCTTCAGAGGATAAGGGACCATGTCCAGAAGTGGTACCATGATGAAGGGTATACTCGTGCCCAGGTTGTAAACTTTGGGAACCTCAATACCCAGGAGGTTGTTTGCGAGGTTGTGGAAGGGGATATTACCCAATTGACCATTATGTTCCTGGACAAGCTTGGGAATGTTGTTGAAGGCAACACCCAAATCCCGGTGGTGCAAAGAGAACTTCCCAGGCAG CTTCGCCCAGGGTACGTTTTTAACTTTGAAGCTGCCAAGCAAGCCTTGAGGAACATAAACTCATCCCTTGCTTTGTTTTCAAACATTGTGGTGAATCCAAAGCCTGATGAGAAGAGCGAGGGAGGCATTATTGTTGAAATTAAGCTAAAAGAGTTGGATCAGAAAACGGCTGAAGTCAGTACTGTGTGGAGAATTGCCCCTGGACGAGGACGGCCTCCCACTTTG GCTTCACTGCAGCCAGGAGGAACAGTTAGGTTTGAACATCGGAATCTGCAAGGGTTGAATAGATCTGTTTCTGGTTCATTGACAACTAGCAACTTCTTCAATCCTCAG GATGATCTTGCATTTAAGCTTGAGTATGCACATCCATATTTGGATGGCGTATATCATCCACGCAACCGTACCCTCCGTGTAAGCTGCTTCAACAACCGAAAGCTGAGTCCAGTATTCACTGGGGGACCACAGGTGGATCAAGTGCCCCCAATATGGGTTGATCGTGCTGGTCTTAAAGCCAATATCACAGAG AATTTCACACGTCAAAGTAAATTCACTTATGGACTAGTCATGGAAGATATAACAACACGTGATGAGAGTAGTCATATCTGTGCCAGTGGTCAAAGAGTTTTGCCTAGCGGAGATATTAGTGCAGATGGACCTCCAACCACGCTCAGTGGTACTGGTATTGATAGGATGGCATTTTTACAGGCAAACATCACACGAGATAATACAAAGTTTGTGAATGGAGCTATAGTTGGAGAAAGGAATGTGTTCCAG GCCACTGAAGCAGTTGACTGGAATTTCACACGTGTTGATGTTTGGATTTGA
- the LOC107629075 gene encoding protein TOC75, chloroplastic isoform X1, with translation MNSSFAASHLITTPTLPPPCRTSSYLKCQLPSSSSSDHTKDHSYSTLIKTLSTTFALSSAASIVVFSTSPLRSLLPNASAHFSSGSGGNAGNGGNLGGGGGGGGGGGWFGGDGSFWSRFFCLSPAIAADESPAPEWDSHGLPANIVVQLKKLSVFKKYKISDISFFDRSLRVRINAPDDSFFEMVSLRPGGVYRKSQLQKEVETLASCGMFEKIDMEGKTNPDGTISLTIAFTESTWQSAEKFRCINVGLMAQPKPIEMDPDMTDKERLQYYRSKERNYKRRMERARPCLLPMSVHREIADMLRSQGAVSARLLQRIRDHVQKWYHDEGYTRAQVVNFGNLNTQEVVCEVVEGDITQLTIMFLDKLGNVVEGNTQIPVVQRELPRQLRPGYVFNFEAAKQALRNINSSLALFSNIVVNPKPDEKSEGGIIVEIKLKELDQKTAEVSTVWRIAPGRGRPPTLASLQPGGTVRFEHRNLQGLNRSVSGSLTTSNFFNPQDDLAFKLEYAHPYLDGVYHPRNRTLRVSCFNNRKLSPVFTGGPQVDQVPPIWVDRAGLKANITENFTRQSKFTYGLVMEDITTRDESSHICASGQRVLPSGDISADGPPTTLSGTGIDRMAFLQANITRDNTKFVNGAIVGERNVFQVDQGLGVGSNFPFFNRYQLTITRFIQLMQVEEAAGKPPPPVVVLHGHYAGCVGDLPSYDAFPLGGPYSVRGYNMGELGAARNILELAAELRVPVKGTHAYAFVEHGNDLGSSKDVKGNPTEVYRRMGHGSSYGVGLKLGLVRAEYAVDHNSGTGAVFFRFGERF, from the exons ATGAACTCCTCCTTCGCCGCCAGCCACCTCATCACCACCCCGACCCTCCCCCCTCCGTGCCGCACATCCTCTTACCTCAAATGCCAGCTCCCTTCTTCATCCTCCTCTGACCACACCAAAGATCACTCCTATTCCACTCTCATCAAAACCCTTTCCACCACCTTCGCCCTCTCCTCCGCTGCCTCCATCGTCGTTTTCTCCACCTCCCCTCTCCGCTCCCTCCTCCCCAATGCATCCGCACATTTCTCCTCCGGCAGTGGTGGTAATGCAGGAAATGGCGGCAACCttggcggcggcggcggcggtggAGGCGGAGGAGGCTGGTTTGGCGGCGACGGATCCTTCTGGTCAAGATTCTTCTGTCTATCTCCGGCCATCGCCGCCGACGAATCACCGGCGCCGGAATGGGACTCCCACGGTCTTCCCGCCAACATCGTGGTGCAGCTGAAAAAGCTCAGTGTTTTCAAGAAGTACAAGATCTCCGACATCTCGTTCTTCGACCGGAGCCTCCGGGTCAGGATCAATGCACCTGACGACTCTTTCTTCGAGATGGTGTCGCTTCGCCCCGGCGGTGTGTACAGGAAATCGCAGCTGCAGAAGGAGGTGGAAACCCTAGCCTCCTGCGGAATGTTCGAGAAGATCGACATGGAAGGGAAGACCAACCCTGACGGAACCATCTCCCTCACCATCGCTTTCACGGAGAGCACCTGGCAGTCTGCCGAGAAGTTCCGCTGCATCAACGTCGGTCTCATGGCTCAGCCCAAGCCCATCGAGATGGACCCCGACATGACTGACAAGGAGAGACTCCAGTACTACAG GTCCAAAGAGAGGAACTACAAGAGGAGGATGGAGAGGGCAAGGCCATGTCTTTTGCCAATGTCAGTTCATAGGGAGATAGCAGACATGTTGAGGAGCCAGGGAGCAGTTAGTGCCAGGTTGCTTCAGAGGATAAGGGACCATGTCCAGAAGTGGTACCATGATGAAGGGTATACTCGTGCCCAGGTTGTAAACTTTGGGAACCTCAATACCCAGGAGGTTGTTTGCGAGGTTGTGGAAGGGGATATTACCCAATTGACCATTATGTTCCTGGACAAGCTTGGGAATGTTGTTGAAGGCAACACCCAAATCCCGGTGGTGCAAAGAGAACTTCCCAGGCAG CTTCGCCCAGGGTACGTTTTTAACTTTGAAGCTGCCAAGCAAGCCTTGAGGAACATAAACTCATCCCTTGCTTTGTTTTCAAACATTGTGGTGAATCCAAAGCCTGATGAGAAGAGCGAGGGAGGCATTATTGTTGAAATTAAGCTAAAAGAGTTGGATCAGAAAACGGCTGAAGTCAGTACTGTGTGGAGAATTGCCCCTGGACGAGGACGGCCTCCCACTTTG GCTTCACTGCAGCCAGGAGGAACAGTTAGGTTTGAACATCGGAATCTGCAAGGGTTGAATAGATCTGTTTCTGGTTCATTGACAACTAGCAACTTCTTCAATCCTCAG GATGATCTTGCATTTAAGCTTGAGTATGCACATCCATATTTGGATGGCGTATATCATCCACGCAACCGTACCCTCCGTGTAAGCTGCTTCAACAACCGAAAGCTGAGTCCAGTATTCACTGGGGGACCACAGGTGGATCAAGTGCCCCCAATATGGGTTGATCGTGCTGGTCTTAAAGCCAATATCACAGAG AATTTCACACGTCAAAGTAAATTCACTTATGGACTAGTCATGGAAGATATAACAACACGTGATGAGAGTAGTCATATCTGTGCCAGTGGTCAAAGAGTTTTGCCTAGCGGAGATATTAGTGCAGATGGACCTCCAACCACGCTCAGTGGTACTGGTATTGATAGGATGGCATTTTTACAGGCAAACATCACACGAGATAATACAAAGTTTGTGAATGGAGCTATAGTTGGAGAAAGGAATGTGTTCCAG GTTGATCAAGGCCTTGGCGTTGGCAGCAACTTCCCATTCTTTAACCGTTATCAGTTAACCATTACACGATTTATCCAGTTGATGCAAGTCGAGGAAGCGGCTGGGAAACCACCACCACCAGTGGTTGTCCTTCATGGCCACTACGCTGGATGTGTTGGTGACCTTCCAAGTTATGATGCTTTTCCTCTTGGGGGTCCCTATTCTGTAAGGGGTTATAACATGGGTGAGCTTGGAGCAGCCAGAAACATCCTCGAG CTAGCAGCTGAGTTACGGGTACCTGTTAAGGGTACACATGCTTATGCGTTTGTTGAGCATGGCAATGATCTAGGAAGCTCAAAGGATGTCAAAGGGAATCCTACAGAAGTCTACAGGCGAATGGGTCACGGATCTTCTTATGGTGTTGGTCTCAAACTTGGATTGGTAAGAGCAGAATATGCCGTTGATCATAACTCGGGAACTGGTGCAGTTTTTTTCCGTTTTGGGGAGAGATTTTGA
- the LOC107632335 gene encoding probable serine/threonine-protein kinase dyrk2 isoform X1 — protein MAQLERPQRPGVETSKTPTIHTMEQLLRGEGSKVSPKGSKLSPTGSKMSTNTATLSSSSTSSTSNSSPFFNKLRHHDSEEDHSPNQKKSVLAKVKEKAKKLRHSLSKKKHDDGNQTPSPSSGLEDEGTHDEAEYHGAPSNQDLNFQFSEKVSLNFDLMLLCKIIISVYESEKAHQPKSGLGMQEKCLTRSFSKRTTHPATVANAAAGAATSTNTIDAGSNRVATTRTLAHELNKGSHSMTSKFQGLTIYKPDELHTSTSPKDGTQSSFFVSAPSTPPKTSSQTSPSAARIWSAPVTPKTLAPVSPQTPSCSSAPTTGRYASPGSQIWDKGVSVKEYLMNKLEPGEDEKALSQVISEAMSPKRTPGDAGVMEKVREAVTSLLRTEEPKQEDTTTTITTTDTNIASTSYQNPVSISAARSSSQIPVSTNALEVVQEENHERILQAN, from the exons ATGGCTCAACTCGAACGCCCTCAGAGACCTGGTGTTGAAACTTCAAAAACTCCCACCATCCATACCATGGAACAACTCCTCCGAG GAGAAGGGTCTAAAGTGTCACCAAAAGGTTCTAAGCTATCGCCAACAGGTTCTAAGATGTCAACCAACACTGCCACCTTGTCCTCCTCCTCCACCTCCTCCACTTCTAATTCATCACCTTTTTTCAATAAGTTGAGGCACCATGACTCGGAAGAAGACCATAGCCCGAACCAGAAGAAATCAGTCCTTGCCAAAGTGAAGGAGAAGGCTAAGAAATTGCGTCACAGCCTCAGCAAGAAAAAGCACGACGATGGAAACCAAACTCCCTCACCCAGCTCTGGCTTGGAAGACGAAGGAACACACGACGAAGCTGAATACCATGGAGCTCCAAGTAATCAAGACCTTAACTTTCAATTTTCTGAAAAGGTTTCTCTTAACTTTGATCTTATGTTGCTGTGTAAAATTATTATTTCAGTGTACGAATCTGAGAAGGCACATCAACCAAAATCAGGTCTAGGAATGCAAGAAAAATGTTTAACTCGGTCCTTCTCCAAGAGAACAACTCATCCAGCAACTGTGGCTAATGCTGCAGCTGGAGCTGCTACTAGCACCAATACTATTGATGCTGGTTCGAACAGGGTAGCGACGACTAGAACCTTAGCTCATGAACTGAACAAAGGATCACATTCTATGACTTCCAAGTTTCAAGGCCTCACTATTTACAAACCTGATGAGCTTCACACTTCAACATCACCAAAGGATGGAACTCAAAGTAGTTTTTTTGTTTCTGCTCCAAGTACACCTCCAAAGACATCTTCCCAAACTTCTCCAAGCGCAGCACGAATTTGGTCAGCTCCAGTGACCCCAAAAACTTTGGCTCCAGTGTCACCACAGACTCCTTCATGTTCATCTGCTCCAACTACTGGCAGGTATGCCAGCCCTGGCTCGCAGATATGGGATAAGGGTGTTTCGGTGAAAGAGTACTTGATGAACAAGCTTGAGCCGGGAGAAGATGAAAAAGCTTTGTCTCAGGTGATATCTGAGGCCATGAGTCCAAAGAGAACTCCAGGTGATGCAGGTGTGATGGAGAAGGTGAGAGAAGCTGTAACTTCTTTGCTCCGAACCGAGGAACCAAAACAAGAAGACACAACAACCACTATCACGACCACTGACACCAACATTGCAAGCACATCCTATCAAAACCCAGTATCTATCAGTGCTGCTCGCAGTTCATCTCAAATTCCAGTATCTACCAATGCTCTAGAAG TGGTTCAGGAAGAAAACCATGAAAGAATTCTTCAGGCAAATTGA